In Phocoena phocoena chromosome 3, mPhoPho1.1, whole genome shotgun sequence, the DNA window TTCCACATTTACTAAGAAATCCCACTGAGGAGTGAATTCTCATATGCACAAATGACAGGGCTGTGGATGAAATTATCTCCACATAGGGATTGTCTGCAGTGTGGGTTCTCATGTGTTTCCTGAAAGAATTACACTGATTataattttgaagttttaaatagaaatttctcctaCTGTGAGTACCCACATGTTTCATAAAAAATGGAGGGATTGTTGGCtaaggtttctcaacctcaacaATACTGACATTTTGGGGCACATAATTTCTCTCTCTTGGGGGAAGCCTCCTGTCCACTGCAGGatatttaacagcatccctgaTGTTTCCCAAAACATGCCAGTGGCACCTCCCCAGctttgacaaccaaaaatgtctccagacattgccaagtgtctcCCGGGGAGCAAAGTtatccccagttgagaaccactgctgtagacCAAGGACTcgcaatttttttctgtaaagggacagaCAGTATTTCAGACTTTGTCGCGCACACATGGTCTCTGgcacatatttttcttcttaaaaatgcaACAAATACTCTCAGCTTGCCAGCTGTATAAAAAGACAGCTGGCCATAGTTTGCCCACCCGTTACCGACTTTCCCATGTTCCTTATTTCATAGGTTTTTCTCTTCAGTGTGATTTCTCTCATGAGGAATACAGTGAGACCAGGAAAGGTCTGTCCAGTCTTGGAATTTACAGAGATCCTCCCTGGTGGACTTACTCTTGTGCCAAGGAGGTACAAGGTGATGCTAAAGTCATTTTGACATTAAATATCAGACTAGGGTTTCTCCCCCTAAGTTCTCATTTGTTGAGAGCTAAACATACACTGACGGCTTCTTCACACCACAAACACATGTTTTCTCAACTATCTTGAGTTCTTACACTATCTCCAAAGTGAGATAGTCTTTCCACAGTTATTACACAAATTGGATTTCCCCCAAGTTAACACATATTCTTTTGTGCCCAGTGAGATGAGTTCATCAAGGCTTCCTGCCTTCCTTACACCTGCCAGGTCTGAGCTCTCATGTTTCTCTTTAAAGAGATGTGTCACTGGAGCCTTTTCCACACTGATGATGTGAAGAGCTTCTCTCCCCGGTGCGTCTTCACGTGACTCCTGAGGGACGAGTGATCACTGAAGGCTTTCCCGCAGACCAGGCACTCGTAGGGCTTCTCCCCAGTGTGTATCCTCCGGTGCACATTAAGGTTCGAGCAGATgctaaaggctttcccacagtGATCACACTCGTAaggcttctctcctgtgtgaCTCCTCATGTGTGTCTTAAGGGTCGACTGGTTTCTGAAGGCTCTCCCACACTGTCTGCATTCGACATGCTTCTTTACGAGATGAATGCTCATGTGCCTCCTCCGCGATaaataatcaccaaagaccttaCCGCAGGTGGTACACTCGTAGCGCCTCTCTTGAGTGTGTATTTTTCTGTGCGCAGTTAGGTTGGAGCTTGcactgaaggctttcccacagagATCGCACCCAtacggtttctctccagtgtgggaATTCATGTGTGTCTTAAGGATGGACTGGTTTCTGAAGGCTTTTCCACACTGTCTACATTCAACAGGTTTCTTTACAATGTGAATTCTCATGTGTTTTCTCCGTGAGAGGAGGTCCCCAAAGGATTTCCCACACTCTTTACACTCGTATGTTTTCTCTACCATGTGGTTCTTCTTGTGCAAGTTAAAGTTGGACTTCCATCGGAAGGCTTTTCCACACTGTGTGCATtcgtagggtttctctccagtgtggttCCTGACGTGCTCTTTGAGATGTGAGGGATGCTGGAAAGCTTTCCCACAGTCGTGACATTCGTAGGGTCTCTCTCCAGTGTGTGTTCTTCTGTGTGCAATGAGATGGCAGCTCCTGCCATATGCCTTCCCACATTCATCACACTTGTAAGGTCTCTCCCCAGTGTGAACTCTCATGTGTATCTTCAGTGAGGAGAGGGTTCGGAATGCATTTCCACACTGACTGCAGTCAAAGGGCTTCTCTGTGAGGTGAGTTCTTGCATGACTCCTAAGAGCTGAGGGGTCATTGAAAGCTTTCCCACAGGCATTGCactcatagggtttctccccagtATGTATTCTCCTGTGTCGTGTAAGGGAAGCACTCGTGGTGAAGGCTTTTTGGCACTGATGACATTCATGCATTTTCCTCCCATTGTAAATGTTCACATGTTGGGTTACATGGGATCTGTTCTTGAAAGTCACCCCACAGTCCCGGCGGTGATAAGGCCTCTTGCTAGTGTGCCTTCCCATTTGCTGAGTAAGATGAGCACCCATGCTGAAGACGTCAAACAGGTTAGCATATTCACTGGATTTCTCTCCAAGCCGACTGCTTTCCTGTTGATGAAGAGGGAGGGTTGACTCAGGCATTTCCCATATTCATTAAATTCCTAAGACTATCTCTACATAAACTGGCATAAATAGAAGCGCATCATTATGACTAATGATGTCATAATTTGCAGTGCAAAAGTACTGCTCCTGCCTCGTTTGGACTCCATCAAAGAAAACAAGTGAATGCTATGCTCTGAGGCTCCATGTGTATAACTTTCCCAAAGCTTTTTGCATATACTTTGTTAACTGTTTAAAACTCAATTAAGGCCCAACACTCAACATCTGAGCCACAGTTATAGAAATATTTACTCACTGGAACTTTAAGTGAAGAGGTTTGGGGTCAGGTTTTAGGGCTTTCCCCAAATCGGTAATATTCAGTGTCTCTGACACTGTTTCCTCTTGGGGACCTGCCTGGTTTTGAGCTGCTTTTCTAACTCAGGCTGCCCCTGTCCTCTCTCAATATGGAAGATCCAGAATTATCCCAAGGAAATCTTACCATTGTCACACCATGAGATGTTTCCTTCCCAAAAATATCTTCCATAAGAATTGACCATTTGGTTTTAGATGGAGTCTCCCAATCTGAAACAAATTGGGAAAATATTAACTTgctagagaaagaaaatggtggGATGATGGTGACAAAAACAGAGGTggctttctttgcaaatattaaccctaaagaaggaaagggaatatGAAAGGGGAGAACACACATGagtaaaaatgactgaaaaatctGGTTATGTGAGATATTTGGCAATGACGAGGGTAGAAATTTAACCTGACTCACTAAGAAGCACCTCTTCAAAGAATGACATCAATAAAGACATTAAGAGTGAGATCAGGAATGTTGCGTAGGAAAGAATGGGACAAAGAACCCATCTGGACACATGTCGAATTTAAAGAAGAAGGGACATGGAGACCAAAAGAATTGTGAGAGGATGGAGGgacagtgaaagagaaagagcatTTTCAGATTTCCCTGGGTGACGTTTCCTCATGGATCTCTGTCATCCCAATCACTGGAGAGAGCAGATTCTCAAAAGCACTTGTGTCTGCCTAGTGCTTACCGGGACAAGGGCCTTGGTGAAGTTCCTGCTCCTCTGTCCCCAGCTCCTCTTCTTGCTCCAAGTGGGAGATGAGGCTGGGTTTGCTCACCTGACACCCTACTCACGGGGAAAGACACATGTTGAGGGAGGATCGTGCAGAGGACAACCCCTTCCATTAGTCTGGGGTCAGTGTTTTGGTCTTCAGTGCTCTGAAGATGGACAAGTCTGACTTAGGAGCAGCAAAATGATGGTGCCACATTTCTAAGGAACACAGTGAAAGGCTTTCATAAAACACAAAACCACAAATACCCACACATTTTGCCCTTCAAAagaatgaggatttttttttttctttttggccgtggcgcatggcttgtaggatcttacttctctgaccaggggttgaacccgtgcccttggcagtgaaagctcagagttctaaccactggactgccagggttgAGGACGTCTTAACTCAGAAAGCTATGCCCAAGCTCAGACACACTTGACAACCTCCAAGGGCAATGCAATGGACAGGTCTCAACAGCCAAGGTACCATCAAGGCAGGCACCAGGTCGGCTTGTTCATAACTGTGTTCTGAATCCCCACAGTTCCTGGGTCACAGCAAGTACttacaacaaaaatatttcattcatgaacgaataaatgaagaaatgctgCCAGCCTTACCCACTGAGGCAAGGTTGCTAtagttctccagcatcacatctTTGTACAGTTTTCTCTGAGAAGAATCCAGCAAGGGCCACTCCTTCTCAGTGAAGTCCACGGCAACATCCTGGAAAGTCACTGATTTCTGAAACACCACACAAATTTGGGGTCGGTGAGAACCCAGCCTGTATGTGTTCAAAGATGGCTGAGGCTAAAGATTACACAGGAGAGACTCTAAACACAGGATTTTCAATACGGGCATCTGGGGTCTAAACATTTACTCTAGAAGTCACTCCTCAGATGTCTTCTCTTCCAATGAGAAATCTCATGAGATAATCTCATTGCTTCAAACGCAACTCTGACATGGGATCAAACCTACTTCCACTCCAAACCTGGCCTGAGAGCTTTGAGCTATACTATGAGAGAAACACCTGTTATATAAGTCATTCCCCCTAACATCCCTGATACCAGGACAGCCTCACCAACTTCTCCCGCTCTTCCTCTTGCACCCTGATCATGCATTGATCAGCCTCGATAAAGATCTAAAAGACTCCTAACATGTGATGTTGTGGGCATTCTAGGGAAGTGCCTCCTCCACCCTCAGGGGCCTTGAGATCTTGGTGTACCTGGGAACCAACACTGGTTGATGTATGAGGCTCCAGGCCATTGTATGCAAACAGCTCCACATCCTGGGGACAGGAATGGTCTTTTGAAGAAAGAGGAATTTCTGACTCATGGACATAGGCAGGCTCCTGGTTGGACATAGCTAGAGAAGAGAGGACCCATGAGGATTAAAGCCCATCTGACATTCGCAGATCAGGAAACAGTCTCACACTAACGATATGTGTGCAGTGCACATGCCCCAATCTCACATTCcctcacacactcactcacacgcACTGTTGTGCAACAAGCCAGAGAAGCCCTGCTCTACTCAAGGACAGGAAAAAGGGTGGTGGGCCTACATAGCCATAAAGATAATGATATATATTCTCAATTTATGGGTAAAGAAATAGAAGCTCTGAGATAGAGCTGTTACTTCATCCAGacttatcaaaataataaatgggATGCCGCAGGGTTACCAATGACCAGTATCCCTCCTTACACAGCAACTACAAACACTCCCTGCCTCA includes these proteins:
- the ZNF317 gene encoding zinc finger protein 317 isoform X1, producing MLENYSNLASVGCQVSKPSLISHLEQEEELGTEEQELHQGPCPDWETPSKTKWSILMEDIFGKETSHGVTMESSRLGEKSSEYANLFDVFSMGAHLTQQMGRHTSKRPYHRRDCGVTFKNRSHVTQHVNIYNGRKMHECHQCQKAFTTSASLTRHRRIHTGEKPYECNACGKAFNDPSALRSHARTHLTEKPFDCSQCGNAFRTLSSLKIHMRVHTGERPYKCDECGKAYGRSCHLIAHRRTHTGERPYECHDCGKAFQHPSHLKEHVRNHTGEKPYECTQCGKAFRWKSNFNLHKKNHMVEKTYECKECGKSFGDLLSRRKHMRIHIVKKPVECRQCGKAFRNQSILKTHMNSHTGEKPYGCDLCGKAFSASSNLTAHRKIHTQERRYECTTCGKVFGDYLSRRRHMSIHLVKKHVECRQCGRAFRNQSTLKTHMRSHTGEKPYECDHCGKAFSICSNLNVHRRIHTGEKPYECLVCGKAFSDHSSLRSHVKTHRGEKLFTSSVWKRLQ
- the ZNF317 gene encoding zinc finger protein 317 isoform X2 translates to MLENYSNLASVDWETPSKTKWSILMEDIFGKETSHGVTMESSRLGEKSSEYANLFDVFSMGAHLTQQMGRHTSKRPYHRRDCGVTFKNRSHVTQHVNIYNGRKMHECHQCQKAFTTSASLTRHRRIHTGEKPYECNACGKAFNDPSALRSHARTHLTEKPFDCSQCGNAFRTLSSLKIHMRVHTGERPYKCDECGKAYGRSCHLIAHRRTHTGERPYECHDCGKAFQHPSHLKEHVRNHTGEKPYECTQCGKAFRWKSNFNLHKKNHMVEKTYECKECGKSFGDLLSRRKHMRIHIVKKPVECRQCGKAFRNQSILKTHMNSHTGEKPYGCDLCGKAFSASSNLTAHRKIHTQERRYECTTCGKVFGDYLSRRRHMSIHLVKKHVECRQCGRAFRNQSTLKTHMRSHTGEKPYECDHCGKAFSICSNLNVHRRIHTGEKPYECLVCGKAFSDHSSLRSHVKTHRGEKLFTSSVWKRLQ